A genome region from Colwellia sp. Arc7-D includes the following:
- the pilV gene encoding type IV pilus modification protein PilV, whose translation MNNTFSRVPSKKPSVNKGLTFIEVLVAVFILVTGILGAVAMQASAKKGSFDAMQRSVASALAQDIVERMRSNNATALAGYAATDYGVQLDTPPDKRCNTIAGLCSPAEMMGNDRYEWEVSLMGADVVNGGNNRAGLTGVRGCISQAANAVTVVVSWEGRTDIADAKKDSCGTASTKRRQVIVKAFIN comes from the coding sequence TTGAACAATACATTTTCACGTGTTCCCTCTAAAAAACCCTCGGTAAATAAAGGACTTACATTTATTGAAGTGTTGGTCGCTGTTTTCATTTTAGTAACCGGAATTTTAGGTGCTGTGGCTATGCAGGCATCAGCAAAGAAAGGCAGTTTTGATGCAATGCAACGTTCTGTTGCATCAGCGTTAGCACAAGATATTGTTGAGAGAATGCGAAGTAATAATGCAACGGCTCTCGCCGGATATGCAGCGACAGACTATGGTGTACAACTCGATACACCACCCGATAAACGATGCAATACAATTGCGGGACTATGCTCTCCAGCCGAAATGATGGGGAATGATAGATATGAATGGGAAGTTTCTCTTATGGGGGCTGATGTTGTTAATGGCGGCAATAACCGTGCTGGCTTAACGGGCGTTCGGGGATGTATTAGCCAAGCAGCAAATGCGGTAACTGTTGTTGTAAGTTGGGAAGGTCGAACAGATATTGCTGATGCTAAAAAAGATAGTTGTGGCACCGCTAGTACCAAAAGGCGACAAGTTATTGTTAAGG
- the ispH gene encoding 4-hydroxy-3-methylbut-2-enyl diphosphate reductase — protein sequence MEIILANPRGFCAGVDRAISIVDRALDLFEAPIYVRHEVVHNKFVVNGLKDRGAVFVDELNEVPDDSTVIFSAHGVSKLVRNEAKNRGLKVFDATCPLVTKVHMEVSRTSRKDIECILIGHAGHPEVEGTMGQYESVEGGIYLVESTEDVATLEIKNPEKLYYCSQTTLSVDDTSDVIDALRKKFPLIQGPRKDDICYATQNRQDAVRSIAEQVELLLVVGAKNSSNSNRLRELAEKIGTTSYLIDTAADIDVSWLTDVKKIGVTAGASAPAILVQQVIEALKSFGGQEVIEYPGKEENTVFAVPIELR from the coding sequence ATGGAAATTATTTTAGCTAATCCTCGTGGATTTTGTGCTGGTGTTGATCGAGCGATAAGTATCGTTGACCGAGCATTAGATTTATTTGAAGCACCAATTTATGTCCGTCATGAAGTCGTTCATAACAAATTTGTGGTCAATGGTTTAAAAGATCGCGGTGCAGTATTTGTTGATGAATTAAATGAAGTGCCAGACGATAGTACCGTTATATTTAGTGCTCATGGTGTGTCTAAATTAGTGCGTAATGAAGCAAAAAATCGTGGATTAAAAGTTTTTGATGCAACTTGCCCATTAGTCACTAAAGTGCATATGGAAGTTTCAAGAACGAGTAGAAAAGACATTGAATGTATTCTTATCGGTCACGCTGGACACCCAGAAGTTGAAGGTACTATGGGGCAATATGAAAGTGTAGAAGGTGGTATTTATTTAGTTGAATCTACTGAAGATGTGGCAACACTTGAAATAAAAAATCCTGAAAAACTTTATTACTGTAGCCAAACTACATTATCTGTTGACGATACAAGCGATGTTATTGACGCACTAAGAAAGAAATTCCCATTAATTCAAGGTCCGCGTAAAGATGACATTTGTTATGCAACGCAAAATCGTCAAGATGCAGTAAGATCTATTGCAGAACAAGTGGAGTTGTTACTTGTTGTGGGTGCTAAAAATAGTTCAAACTCTAATCGATTACGAGAATTGGCTGAAAAAATCGGCACCACTTCTTATTTAATTGATACCGCCGCTGATATTGATGTTTCATGGTTAACTGATGTTAAAAAAATTGGTGTAACCGCTGGAGCTTCAGCACCTGCAATACTGGTTCAGCAAGTGATAGAAGCGCTAAAATCCTTTGGTGGACAAGAGGTTATTGAATACCCAGGGAAAGAAGAAAATACTGTATTTGCGGTGCCGATAGAATTACGCTAG
- the fkpB gene encoding FKBP-type peptidyl-prolyl cis-trans isomerase, whose protein sequence is MTNLVTASSEIIAHITMKLADGSAADSTKVNKKPAKIIMGDTSISPAFEAQLLGMSAGESKEFVLAAVDAFGEPLPENIHYMDISKFSEEAPAKVGNIITFTQPGGELPGMIKDVSGSSVTIDFNHPLSGQEVTFVIDVVDVI, encoded by the coding sequence ATGACAAATTTAGTGACGGCATCATCAGAAATTATTGCTCATATTACAATGAAGCTAGCCGATGGCTCTGCGGCGGACAGTACCAAAGTTAATAAAAAGCCAGCAAAAATTATTATGGGTGATACTAGTATTTCACCAGCATTTGAAGCACAGTTGCTTGGTATGTCAGCAGGTGAAAGTAAAGAGTTTGTGCTAGCAGCAGTTGATGCCTTTGGTGAACCCTTACCAGAAAATATTCATTATATGGATATCAGCAAGTTCAGTGAAGAAGCACCAGCGAAAGTGGGCAATATTATAACTTTTACCCAACCGGGCGGTGAGTTACCTGGCATGATAAAAGACGTTTCAGGAAGTTCAGTGACTATCGATTTTAATCATCCTTTATCTGGACAAGAAGTTACTTTTGTAATTGACGTAGTCGACGTTATATAA